TGACCCCAGCTTCAGCCTTTGGCCCACACCCATcgagtgggggcggggaggaagaggaagggcgGGAGAGATTTCCGCCCAGAGAGGGTGGTATGAGAATCCGcgggagcagggccaggggaggaTTCAGTCACCTGCTCCCCTGGTTGCGCACAGAGACTGGGAGTTCGTCGCCTTTCACGTAAAGGGGGCTCTTGATGTGGACACGCCCATTGTCCCTAGGGCAAGTGTGTCGCTGGCATCCTGGACTCTGTCCGGGAAGACTCGCGCATTATCTTCTGTCCCCCAATTcccccaggggaggggagtgCAGCGGGGACTCCTGATCTGCCACTCCTTTCGGCCTAGAAGATCCCGGGCAAGAGGAACCTGTAGGGGCTTCGTGAAGATCTCGGTCTCACCCACGATCCCCAGGGGGCACCCAGGAGCTGCCCTGGGTAGGGGTGGGCGAACATCAGCTACTGGGAAGAGGGCTGAGGTCCCTCTGGCCACTAGGGGGACCACTGCGGCCCTTTAATCCTGGAGTGTTGCCCGAGAGGGACACCGTGCTCACCGGGGGTCCATTCACTTGTTCCTCAGGCAGTTACTAAGCCCAGGTCATGAGCAGACCACAAGATAGAAGGAGTTTGCTGAAGACCCCACTAcccaataaaacttaattttagtCATTTCCATCCTGGGAGACCAAGTCCCACAACCCTGGCCCTTCTGGCTTATCAGAACTTTTTGACCTAACCTTTCTCACCTCTGAAGTTCCCCGGTTTCCCGATAAAGAAGCACCTGTCATGTGCCATTGTCATACTGAACCAGGCACAGGGCAAAAGGCTGATGAGCCCGCCTTTTGCCCGCAGGACGCTCACAGGCTGGTGGGGGCAAGCTGGAAGGTTACATAGCCAGTCCATTTAGCTTCCATGGCACTGTGTATCCCTCCCGTTTGTCCCCCACCACTTCTTTAAGCACGGGATGAGAGTCGGTGAGCACTGGGGAAGGCTTTCAGAAGAGGCCTCCTTTGAGCCCAATCTTGAGGAGGCACCAAATGTGGAAGGGAACTGCTTTGAGAAAGTCCTTTGCTTAGCTTCTCCGTAAAAACTCACTCCCAGCCGAGGGATGCGCCTCTGGCAGACATTAGATGCCCAAGCTTCCCCTCCATTGTGTTAGCTGTAGTACCTCTGGAGGTCATCTAGCTGACAAACTGTTCATCAGAGGAGTCACTGTGTCTGTCAGAGACTAGAAGCTTCCAGAGGGCAGGAACTCGGGAAAGTAAGGTTGTTTCCAGCACAAATACCAAGAGATACTGGGAGGATAAGATCTCCGGGAAGAGGATGACAATGGTAGGAGAGGGCAGTCCTCTATCGATTTTATGACTCTCTCTACCTCTATGTCCTTtactccttctctctcccctcagcaATGTCCTTTGTCAGATTCTGCTTCTATttctccaccctcttccccaaatctctgtatttctagggaaaaaaactgttttgttgttgttcgtttgcttttttctcatgcttctcttttccctctcttcattttctccagGTCTTCCTTCCATTCACCTCACCTATTTCTCTATCAtatcccctctttctttctctctgtgtatcACAGCTACGTTCTCCCTTTCTCACCTTTCTCTTCATCCTTCAATATGTCACTGCCTTTGTCTCTCGCGCTGTCTTCCTTTACAAATGTAGTATTTCTAGACTGTAATATTAATTGAGGCAGACAATGGAAAACTGTCCAGCTACCACAGCAAATTCATTTCTTAATCCTACGAAAAATGCAACTTGAAGCGTATTGCACTGTGAGACAAAAACCTGTCTTTGCCTTTCCTGCAGTCCAGCTTGGGGCGGGGTAGGAGCTAAGCGGCGGAGGGAAGTGCTGGAGAAATAATCCCATCATTAACTGAACAATATCGAATTTTCAATCACAATGATCCTCTGATTTGCTGTAGAAAAAGTGTTGTTCCtgctatttcaatttaaaaaaaaaaattgtcttttcagCAGTTGGGAGAATACTACTtttgggtttttcctttttaggggaaggaaaaaaggagcaGCGTCCCTGGGTGGGCTCGAACCACCAACCTTTCGGTTAACAGCCGAACGCGCTAACCGATTGCGCCACAGAGACTGTGACAACTGCTGATGCTGCGGTCAGTCGAGTCAACAGAAGTGAGCCTGCTTCCGCGCAGGAATTAGAACAGAAACCTCACAACTGGGTGAAGGAAGTCAAAcccaagggagaaagagaaaggtccCGATCTGGAGAGGGGAACAGGCGGGTCGTGCACGTCTCGCCTCCATTGGCCTGGGGGGTGGATCATCTCCTGCTTCCTCTGTATCTGTTTTAGACATGGGGAAGCCCGGAACGTCCCTCTTTAGGATGATCTAAGACTGGGGATACATAAAGTCGACCTGCTGAAAGTCCCCCAAAGCAGAATCACTTTCGGCTTCCAAACCTCCCCTTTGCAGCTGAACCCCTGCAGGAGCAGAATTCCTGCGAcgccctccttctccctctcgcAGCATTAATGTAAGTTTTATGGGAGCTTCTTAAATACCAGGCACCGTTCTAGGCCAGTGCATGCCCAGAGCCTAgcccggtgcctggcacacaatcgATGTAAGTActtggaatgaataaatgaatcaagcTTCACAAGTAATATGCCCGACCCACACTGCGTGCGCTTAACCAGCTTGGTGGCCCTTCACTGGGGCGAAAGTCGTCTATCTCAGGTTTCAACAGCCACGTGGGCACAGGTTCCGGCCCCTGTCTCCGATGTCCGGAGTCTGGGTCCACCGCGATCCCAGTTTGCACCGCGACGCCGGGTTCTTCCGCACTCACAGTGACTTTTCACTTTCCGCTTTCCTCGCCTCGGTTTTGGCTTCTCAACCAAACTCCGGTACTGATGCCTGACAAAGGTGCACAGCCAATAGGAAGGCGAAATATCCCGGAAGGATCTGCCTCTCAGCCAATAGAGAGAAAGCAGCGAGGGTGGTTGCGCAGCGACAGCCATAGCCGGTTTGCTGGAATTGTGGCGGTTGGAGGTCTTAGTACACCGCAATCATGGTGAGATGGGAAACGAGGAGAAGGGACACGGGGTAGGGACTGAGGAACGGGGAGGGCGATCATGGGACGTTTGGGAGGCGGAGAGGCCTGGTGGTCGATTGAAGGAAGTGGCTCCAGTTTGAAGGTGGAGCGGACCGCTGTGGAGTTCGGGGCATCCAGGCACCTCCAGAGTGGAGAACAGTGCGTACAGGAGCCTCCGAATCGGGGGCTTGTGGCCGCGTTTGGCCTCTCGCACTGAGCTTCTCCGCTCTGTCTGCCCCAGTCTATTATGTCCTATAACGGAGGGGCCGTCATGGCCATGAAGGGGAAGAACTGTGTGGCCATCGCTGCCGACAGGCGCTTCGGGATCCAGGCCCAGATGGTGACCACGGACTTCCAGAAGATCTTTCCCATGGGCGACCGGCTGTATATCGGCCTGGCCGGGCTCGCCACCGACGTCCAGACAGTGTAAGTGTCGGGGGTCCCCGCCCACACCTACGCCTCTCCTAGGACCAACCTTGCTTAGCGGCTTGAGTGGCCTGGGTGTCAGTCATCTCCCACACACCAGTGAACGTGAGACTGCCAAACACCATAGTTGATAAGAGTGGTATCCTAAACCGAGTTACCagcatttactctgtgccaaACACTGGGGAGAGCAACTTACTTGCATGGACTTTAATCTTCTTAACCACATTACCATGTTGCtgtcccattttgcaggtgaggaaactgagggtctcACTAGAGCGTGTGTTGCCTAAGCTGTAAGCTAATGAATGTCACCCAGGATCCCAATCTCTGAGGTCAAAGACTGCTCAGGCCCTAAAGAACTTCAGGTCTAGTTGGGAGACAAGACAGGTGTACAGAAAGATAATTAACCCATAATGAGTCGGTGCATATTAATTGCTAGATTAGTTATCCAGTTGAAAGTGGTTCTGTGAGAGAAGGGAGACTCTGGGAGATGAAATAGGTAGCTCTTGTGATGGCCCATGTGTGAGGATTGTGGTCCTAATGGAGTGGAagtggtgggagaggagaggaaggcatTTCTGTGGGTTGTGCTGACCAACCTTAGTGGCAGCTTGGATATTGTGAGGCCAAAGAGTTATCCACTGAGGTCGGTGTCCACGTCTTTTTTATCTCTTATGTGTATCTAGACTAGTACTTGGCATGTGAGCAATCCAGAAATGGTTTAAATATGATTTCTGTTTTGAGCATGTTGACTGAAGTATAGGAATTGGGAAAACTAGTCTTAGGGGAAAGGTGATGCCTTTGATTTTGATACCAGTTTTGAAAGGACAAGGCAAGCCAGGTAGAAACATCTTATGAGGAGCTGGTGTCTTGAAGTTATATCTCAGAGCTGGCTAGGCATTGGTGATCTGTTAAATCTAGGGGAACAGATTCTGGAGAGACAAAAtatatagagggaaaaaataagcTGCCACTTGAGAGCTGAACTGTAATATTTAGCagtgagggaagaagagaggccAGAGGAGAACAATCAGGGTAGAAGTTTCAAGAGGGAAGATGTGGTCACAGGTGGCAGATCCATCAGGAAGCTGGTGGCCTACAGAGCAGCAGTTCCTGGACTTAGTTCTTAGAAGACTGGGGGATAGTTCACTCATGTGagtgggagcttgtcagaaaattttctccatcatttcccTTAAGTCTCCCTAAGTCTCAAGGACATGTTACTCAGAAATTCTTCCTGAGCTCTAAACCCGCCAGCCATTTTTTCCCAGTTCTGGTAGAATCAGAGTGATAGCTTAGCGTCCCTGTCGTTGTGAAGGACCCCATCCCCATCAGCCTTCCTGTTCTCCTCACACTGTTCCTCTTCTTCAGGGGGCTCTTCTCACCGAGTTTGCTTGTTTGTGGGCAGTCATGGCTAATTTtgctaggcctcagtttcctcacctgttaaatgGAGCTCAGGTCGTGTCTCAGGCTCTTTGTTCCGGTGTCCTGTGACTCATTGCTCTGCTTCCAGAAGGTATGTCATTGGTCTGCTCCCTGCGGGGCCTTTCCCTGGGCTCTGATGTGGCACTGGAGGAGGTGTGGCCTGTTTTCTTGGGCACCTCTCAGTCCGTTAGTGCAGCAGCTGCTGCTCATTAACACACATACTTCGCAGTTTTCCAAGCACCTTGTTGTTCACCTATACATCATCTCACTGCCAAGTGATTTATTTTGTCCCCTTCTTAGGGATGGAAAAATTAAGTGGTAAGATGAAGGCTTAGCCCAAGTCAGCTGTCTCAGTTCACTGCTCTTTCTACCATAAGCTCTCATCACTAGGCAGTATGCAGATTCCTGCCAAGAGTGAATTGTATAAACTATTCCTCAAAAGTATGGGGGGGAAATCCACTTCTTAACTCCCCTTTTCTCGCCTCAaaagaagtatgaaaaaaaaGGCTAGCAGAGTGGCATGTTTACAGGTAAAAGTGTTGGACAAGTCCTAAAAGTGGACAACGGGAGGCTGGGCCTCTGGTGTGAAGATCactgggatggggagagagaagtgtTGGCAGGGGCTGGGATTGTGCATCTCCTTCTGCACCTCCTGGCCTCCACAAGGTGGACACCAGGGGACACTCAGCAATGACTTAATAACTCACTTTTCTCCTCCTACCACAGCGCCCAGCGCCTCAAGTTTCGGCTGAACCTGTATGAGCTGAAGGAAGGTCGGCAGATCAAGCCTTACACCCTCATGAGCATGGTGGCCAACCTCCTGTATGAGAAACGGTAAGCAGAAGTGTAGCCTGGGACTGGGGGAATGCAGAAACCTTTGACTGGCCAAGTAGTATGGAAGGGGTGCCCAGGAAGGAGAGTCCTCCTCATCCACCCATTTCGTATTTGCAGGACAGTATCCTTATTTTATGGGTCTGTTTTCTAAGGGCCTATCTTAACAACCAAATAGGAAAGAAAGGGCTACTTCAGAAGAAGGCAGGGAGTGCAAACAGCAAATGAACTTACTCCTAGGTGACAGAGTTAACCTTACCAAAGTATGCCCTGGAGTCTGCCTGCCGGGAGCCACGCTTCCCTAAAGTCCTGTCATTCGAATCTCTGGAATACGTGGAACCTAAACACTGGGTATGTTCATTTTTGCCAGGTGAGGACTTTATGATGAGAAAGGAAGGGGCCCTTAACTGTAGAATTCAGTGCAGAGGCTAGGATGGAATTGAAGGGAGAACCTGGTAGGTACTTCCCCACCCACCTCTGGGCAAAACTGGGTGGCAGGACGATAGGTTgagctcttttttctttaaaaaacaataccaaaaccgttctattttgaaataattttagactttatACAAAAGTTGCAAAAGTACTCTTTAGCTTTCAAAACTGTTTTTGACATTTCCATACTGGTAGCAATATTGTTGCTTTTTtagtattaaagaaataaaacaaagggtTACCTTTTTTTTAGGTGTATGTTGATATCCTCAGCTATGAGTTGTCTGCCATCTGTGGTTACTAGGTTTATCAAAATCCCAAATTGAGAAAGGtttaacaaaagattttttttaactgatttataTGGGGggaaattgttctttttctttctcttttaattgagatgtaattgattGATACTattatattactttcaggtgtagAGTGGAAGTCTTATAAAGTTGTacaaattaacaaacatttagGTATACACTTAATGGCCCATGTttattgcaaataataaaaatacaggacatcAAGGCTAACCTGGAAAATTCTAGATTCTTAGCTACTGTAACCAGGACCTTTCTCTACAAGCCTAACTGAAATCATTGATTTTCCAGCAGGATAGGCTAATACAGTGATTTGCAGAATTAAGCAATGTACAgaccctttttaaaataaaaaacttctcaTGGACTCCAGAGAATCCATCCAGGCACCTCTGGGAAACACTGCCAGTAAAAATTAAGGTGGTACCTTAGCACTGACATGACTGGAAGTACAAAGGCAGGCCCTGAGCTGTTTTAAGGTTGTTACCCAGATAACACAGGATATTCTtacattaactttattttcagtttattgagacaaaaatacaaaatttaaaatttcttataggAATTTGATACCTAGGGATCTGTTTGAGAAATGCCAGATCAAAGCACGCTACTCCAACCTCTTCCTCCACCTTACGATGATTATTTTtgatttagaattattttttacagAGCTATAACTTAAGATCATTCCCTGAGAAATCACTGAGAGCCAATATAAAACATGGATGATGCCTCTTTACTTAATGTTTCTATTGAGGATAGTGGCCACTAGTTTttgagtattttatatataaagatccTGAAGATTGGATCTTCTCAAAGCTTGAGGTCTGGAACAAGTTTCTGATGAGCTGTTATTTTCTGATGGCAGACAATGAAAATGACCCAGCTCACTGAGTATCCTTCTTTGCTTTGCCTGCTGGGAGACTCAGAACAAAACTTTCTGTTCAGTCTGAAtgtattgtattttgttttaatggtttAGTTTCATTCTTCAGTGTGTTTTTTTACAAAgtgcttcaaatctttttttgaaAGGAGTAAAGGTATAGGTGTATAAATAGAAGATTGAATGGTAATAGGACCTGGATGATGATAGGGGAGATGGAGGGACGGGGAACCAGAATTcctgaagaaaggaagaggaagagagggtcGGGGTGATGAGGATATGAAGGTGAGTgtcagagaaaagaagagaaagtctTAGAGCATTGCTCAGTGCCAGGGGGTTGGGAGTGGGTCCTGCCCCAAGCAggccctccaccctcctccctgggcctgatCCATGGCTTTGTTTGAATAGGCCTGAGCAGGAAAGTTAATGTTCTTgtgctctggtttctctctctgctcctggcccCAACAGGTTCGGGCCCTACTACACTGAGCCAGTCATTGCCGGCTTGGACCCAAAGACCTTTAAGCCTTTCATCTGCTCTCTAGACCTCATCGGCTGCCCCATGGTGACTGATGACTTTGTGGTCAGTGGCACCTGCACCGAACAAATGTACGGCATGTGTGAGTCCCTCTGGGAGCCCAACATGGTGAGTTGGTGGCACGGGGTGAGACTGGGTTCTGTGGTGCCCACCCCTTGGCCATCGGGGGAAACGTGTCTCCCTGGCAGGTAATGAGAATGGTGTGGGTAGGAGAGAAAGCCACAACTGCCGAACCTTCAAAGGGTGTCCAGAAACTGTGTGCCAGGGCTTTGGtgtgggctggctggctggctggctcccAGGGAGGGCACCTTCTGTTAGGGGTACTTCAGTCAGGTATTTGCTACAGCAACAGATAATTCCTTACACTGGGTTTAAGGGATTCTCACATCCATTCACTGAACATTTAACAAGGTGTAGGGTTAGAATAGGCCCTGGAGCCAGGTTGTCTGCATGGGAAACCCAGATCCACCTACGATTTAATTAGTTATGTTCTTCTTTGCTTCTCtgttgcttccatttcctcagctgtaaaatgagggtaacaaTAGAACCTACCTTATGAGTGGTGGTGTGAGGAAATCACCTGGAAGGACTGGAATAGTGCCTGACAGTGAGGGCTGGCTGTCGTGCCAGCCCTTCCAGGCTCTCGGGAAACCAGACAGTCTGTTTTCAAGGGCTCTCCGCAGCCTGATGAAGCAAGACAGATACCCAAATACTTGTTAAAATGAAGTTTgccaggaaaaggaggaaagaaaaggcatggctggcagaaggaacagcctaTGCAAAGATACAGGACGGGCCAAGTGTGTTCAGTGACTGGAGAGTGCTTGCTGTGGCTGCTGGAGTGTGGGCAGAATGTGGGGGGAGAGAAAGATGGATGACACTTTGCAATGCCTTGAATGCCACGCCAAGGAGTTTGAACTCTTTTGGTATGGTGTCAAAGGCAGTAAGAAACCTGAGGAACTGGAGGCCTGCAGGTAGGCAGGACAGGATACTGTAGTCACCTGTGGGAGGTGCTGAGGTCCTGAGCAAAGAGAGTGGCAGTTTGGGAGTGGGACAGGCAGAGTCTAGAGAACTTGGTCACTTAAAACAGAAGTGAGGGAGGTGGAGATATTGAGGACCCTAGAGTTTTCTAGCTAAGTCAACCAAGATAGAGAATGTTGGAAAAGGAACAGGTTTGGGAGGGAATGGGTTCATGGTTGGACAGGTTGAGTTTTGAGGTACCTCTGGGCCACCCAGGAGGAGAGCCCATCAGAGAGCTGATAAAGCACACAGGAGCCACGGGGATTCTTCTAcccattttccagaagaggaattgAGGCTTAGGGTAGAGACATGtgacttgttcaagatcacactGCTGGTTAGTGGAGGGAGTTCAGGGCTTGAACTTTTCCTTCCATAACCTTGCTTCCTTCTGAGAAGGAACTGAGGTGGCTTCTCAAATCCAAGGAGCTACCTCTCACTTCAGGCACGGGAGAGGCCAGAGCTGGCCACCTTGAGCCTAGAGAAAAAAGTTAAGGAGCCAGACCAAGTTAGGCTCCGAGGCTCTGGGAATTGAAAGGCTTCTGCTCTGTTGGCAGGATCCAGAACACCTATTTGAAACCATCTCACAAGCCATGCTGAATGCTGTGGACAGGGACGCAGTGTCGGGCATGGGAGTCATTGTCCACATCATGTGAGTATGCGTTGGGAGAAGTCTAGCAGCTTTGCAGACACCTGCCTCTCCTCTTCTGCACAAATACCACATCTTCCCAGCCCCCTAGTCAGGTGTGAAATAAGAAAGGCACTTGCAGCAGGCATGGGATAGCAGAAATCCATGCTTCCTAAGGGTGGTGGCTGGGAACCTACCCAGGTTTTCCTGGTCTCTGTCTGGTGAGGCTCCCTGACCCTAACAGTCTCCTCCCCTTGATCACAGTAGACATTTCTTTCTATCCTGAACAGTGTCCCCAGAGTCTCAGGAACCTGTGTGGGAATGAGCCACAGTAGAGCTACTGCAAATTGATTGAAATAAATGCTGGGtggctcctctcctctcccagctcacACCAGTGTGGAACCCACAACTGTGTGGTCTACTCAGCTCTGGGAACGATTTTCCAACCCCCAGCCAGATTCCTAACTGACACCCCCTTTTCCTTTGTACTTGCTTGGGGTTGTCACCAGGAACCTGACTGGATGAAGTCAAAGGTATCCTCCCAAAAGCTTTCCTTGGGAACATCCCAGCCTAAGCCTTAGGACCCTTTTGTTATGGGATAAGCTGCTTAATTACCGTGAAAAAGAGATTGGGGCTGATAGAGAATTTACCACCCCCAGGATTTTTTATGATCATTGGAGTGAAACACATCACACCTCCTTCCTAGGCCTCTAGACCTGGGAAGCTCCTTCCCTTCTTTGGAGGGCTTCACATTCTGGCCCTGAATCATCTCAACTTTTGATGGCTCCACCTATGGAAATTTCTCCGTTCTCCCCCTTCCTCACCACAGGCCGAGGAAATGAGCTAACATTAACCATTAACAAAACACGGGCAAAACTTAACCCCAGTTAGGACAGCTGTTTGTTCTAGTTTGTTCTGCCGTCTAGATGGGTGTAGATGTTTTGTGACTTTCTCCCTCTGCAGTGAGAAGGACAAAATCACCACCAGGACACTGAAGGCCCGAATGGACTAACTCTGTTCCCAGAgcccccaccttttttttaaataaaagtttttctttcactcCTGCTTCTCTGTCTTTTGAGTTCTTTACCAGATCTCTGTCCCCAGCTGGGCAGTTACAAATAGCTGCTTGGGTTATAGCTCACCCCTCAGGTTTTCTTCTTGACTTGCAGCATGCTCTGCCGGCCCATGCGCAGGGATAATATCTACAGATCACTTGTTGGCTGCCTGCTATGTGCTAGCGCAGCACAAAGTGCTTTACACATTCTAGAATTTAATCATGTTGACTTAAAGTAATTGACATCCTTGTTTAATGgtagttaaataacttgcccatggCCACTTTAATAGGTGGTAGGGCAAAGATGTAAACCCGTGTTCCATTTGACTCCAAAGCCAATCCTTTTTATTCAATTCTTGTAAAACCCTTaaatcttctttcattttttcagacAGAAATTTGGCCAAGTATCCACAAGTAATTTCCTTGTACATCAGTGTTTTTTAACCGTGGCTGCACATTAGTCACCTAGGGAGCTTCTAAAACACAGGTATTTAGATCCCATCCCTCAAGATTCTGATTTATCTGGCCTTTTAAAGGGGCCTGGGCACCTATTTTTCCAAAAGCTCCCCAAATGATTCCAGCTTGCAACCTAGATGCCCTGATTAGCAAGCAGTTCCTAAACTTTAGGctccatcagaatcacctggagggcttgttaaaacagttTCTGATTCAGGCCTGCAGAGGGACTGGAGAATTTGATTCCCACATGCTGCTGATGCTGCTAGTCcagaaccacactttgagaaccaccagaTTTTAATCTAAAAGAGTTTAGATGGAGAacctgaggcacacagaggtgtCTTGTTAAGTCAGCCACATAGCTAGTCAAGGGAGATCTGGGGCAGGTGTGTGGCTTCTGGCAAGTGTTGTTGGTTCTATGCAGCTGGAGAAGGGAGGGCCGGTTTGTCTGCTCCCCAGCGAGCACGGGAGTGACGGCTGACAGGCCCTGGtgcctgtgctcttaaccactgctTAGCGACTGCGCCTGAAAGTGGGTGACCGAAGTCACTGACGTCTTTCTCCAAACTCAAGCCATACCCTGACTTAGCCCAGGCAGCCTTTGAAACTGGGACCCAAACCTTTTAATtatgaaaaggataaataaaaggcTCATTTCCAAAGGACTCACACATAACAGGTATATACACAAagcttttttgagttttattttttttcctcggGTTGGAGATTCATCTTAACATGCatgcattttaaaacagtaacGAGGTCTCGAATTGTTCCGAGCAGACGTTAGACAAGCACAGGGGGTTGaaaattcctatttaaaaaatggaaattgcaGTGGGAAATTGAGAAGTCACACACATATGGTGGGGTGGTAGTTTATCCTGCTCCCCCAAAAGCTGAATCTAaactttattcacattttttgatTACAATATCTGACCTGATGCTTGAGTGTGCTGAGCAGCACCAGGCCTTCCCCCAAAGGTTGTTGGTTCCCACTTCCTCACAAAATGGCTCTGAGCAAGGGGAAGGGGCTTCTCTGGAAgtttcctccccagcctccaaaGGATCTCGGCACAACTCGCTGGGGACAGGCAATTCTCTTCCCTTTGGAGACACTCTCCCTAAGTGGCACGTTTCAGAAGGCTAGGGCTATGTCATAGCCCCCTGCAGATGGCTGGTAAAGTTGGGGGCAGTTTGAATGTTTTCCCTTTGATTCCTGTGCTCAGGCTGGATCCCCCTCCCCACATTTCTGCCAGAAAGAAGTGAGGTCCCTGGAACTGGGGGAGCCACAGGTCTAAGGCCAGAGCTCTAAGGGTAGTTTAAACACAGTGTCCCTTCTGGCCCCTAACACTTGAGTAGCTCAAATGCTGGGGATTGCTGTATTTTTCTCCCTACCTGAATTGGTAAAAAGACAATTACGGGGGTGGGATTGGCTACTGAGAAAAGTCCTGGGTCTTTGGTCCACCTCCCCGGGGCAGGCCCTGGCAGACTGTGAAGAGGGGAAACTTGGTAGGGCAGGAGTGAGTCCTGAGCACTACCAGGGGACCTGTTTGAGGTCTAAAGcacaggcaagagaaacaaaagtaggaagagggagaagggaggacgAGCTGCCTGTGGTGGGAACCTAGGGTGTGCCACTGAGAAAAGCCAAGGGGCGACTCGTAGCACATGCCACAGACCCGTAACCCCTGAGCTAGATAAGGAGAGATCAAGCACTGCTTCGGTCTGTGCTCCTGGAGCTGCTGGCTTCCTAACCTGCCCCGTAACCCCCAAACTGCAGGGCACAGGGAAGGAGCTTGCACTGGGGGACCAAGACTCAGTGGTTCATTAATAGGAACAAGGGCCAGAGGCCTGCTAGTGGTCTAAGCGGAATTTTCAGAGAACCCCTCCCTTTGGTGGGGAGACCTGGGAGACTAGAGTTTTCTCAGCCACACT
The sequence above is a segment of the Camelus ferus isolate YT-003-E chromosome 16, BCGSAC_Cfer_1.0, whole genome shotgun sequence genome. Coding sequences within it:
- the PSMB3 gene encoding proteasome subunit beta type-3; the protein is MSIMSYNGGAVMAMKGKNCVAIAADRRFGIQAQMVTTDFQKIFPMGDRLYIGLAGLATDVQTVAQRLKFRLNLYELKEGRQIKPYTLMSMVANLLYEKRFGPYYTEPVIAGLDPKTFKPFICSLDLIGCPMVTDDFVVSGTCTEQMYGMCESLWEPNMDPEHLFETISQAMLNAVDRDAVSGMGVIVHIIEKDKITTRTLKARMD